The genomic segment TTCAGTAAATTGTAGTCATACTTTTCCCACGAAAATAGCACTAGGTCGTCCTCGCAATAGCCACAAATAAGCGTATTACTATGCTGCAAACACAATAAACATTGATGTGCTTTTTTGAGGCTTAATTGACTAAAGGGCATTACATATACGCCATATACTTGATTTCACTTTTTTCATCTCTACACTGACACGCCAGTTCTTAAGAGTAGATGAAATAAATGCACACGATGTTAAAAACACGCACCGCTGGCAGTGGGCCAAATCTTGTCTTACTTCATGGTTGGGGAGTTAATAGCGGTGTATGGCAGCCAATAGCAGCGCAACTAGAGCAACAATTCAGCGTTACCTACGTTGATTTACCAGGTTTTGGTGAGAACTATCAGGCCTTATCTAAGCCATACGATTTAGCAAATTTGGCAGCAAGCGTCGCAAGCGTTATCCCTGAGAATAGCCTACTTGCGGGGTGGTCATTAGGTGGTTTAGTAGCGCAGAAGATTGCATTGCATGAACCTGCAAAAGTTAGCCAACTCGTATTAATAGCAAGCTCGCCCAAATTTCAAAAAAGTGATGATTGGCCAGGGATTGAACCTACAATTTTGCAGACGTTTTCACAGCAGTTAGTCAAAAACTTAAGTAAAACAATAGATCGCTTTTTGGCGATACAGGCAATGGGCAGCGATTCAGCCAAAACAGATATCAAGAAAATAAAAAGTAGTATCGAAGCGTCACCTCAGGCTGACATCGCGGCGCTAACGGCAGGGTTAAAAATTCTTGAACAAGTTGACTTAAGAACTGAACTTGCATCGCTTACCATGCCAGTACATTGGATGTTGGGCCGGTTAGACAGCTTAGTTCCCGCAAAGTTAAATGAATATGTACAACAAAAGTTACCGTCAAATCACAGCGTCAGCGTTTTTCCTCACGCGTCCCACGCGCCGTTTATCTCCCACACTGAGCATTTTCTAGCTGATTTTATGGCAGCTTTTAATGAAAGTACGCTTAAATAAAAAGTTACTGTTAAAAGTGCGTCTTTTGGTTAATAATTAACCATGAGAGGTTAGTAGAGGTATTCAGTGTGGACATTTCAAATAGCAGCAACATTAGTGGCGCGTTTGCCAGTGGTTTACAGGGTGTGCAGCGCGGCAACGAGCAGGTCACCCAGGCATCAAGCGATATCGCCAATTTAACTAGCGCGTCAGCACAAGGCAGTTCGACAGGTGTTAACCTGAGCGACAGTGTTGTGGAGCTTAAAACCGGTGCGCTAGGTGTTGAAGCCTCTGCCAAAGTGTTAAGTGTAGCAAATGACACTTTGGGAACACTGCTAGACACCTTTGCTTAATTTAATAAACCAGTCAGTAGGTAATATTGAAAGACTAACATGAACATTGTAACGCCTATTCCTACGGCGGTTGTGTTTACGACTGCCAACATCAACACGGAAGCTGCACGCAGAGATAATACCCTGCGTGAAACAGTGCCAGCGTTGACTGGGTCTGAAAATTCAGCCGCAGAATCGGGATTAGCTAGCGAACATGACAAAGTTAAAACTCCCGCTCAGCCACTTGTTTATGAGCGCCCCCAAATTCAATCTCAAGGTGAACCTGCATCAGATGTGCAGCAAAATGTTGAGAAGGACGCGACCGAGCAAGAAACGACCGAACAAGAAAGTGCAGGTAAAGAAAACGCTGAGCAAGAGCAACAAGCTCAGCAAGAACAACAAGAAAAAGCACAAATAGACGAGCTGAAAAAGCGAGACGCCGAAGTACGCACTCATGAACAAGCGCATGCCAACACTGGCGGGCAATACGCCGGCGCACCTCAATATGAATATACCACTGGGCCTGATGGTAAGCGTTATGCTACTGGCGGTGAAGTTTCTATTGATGTGTCAGAAGAAAATACGCCGGAAGATACCATTCGTAAGATGCAGCAAGTTAAAGCTGCCGCGCTTGCCCCTGCTGAGCCTTCAGCCCAAGATTTAAGAGTGGCAGCAGAGGCCGCTCAGAAAACCTTTGAAGCACGCAAAGAATTAGCCGCAGAAAAAAGTGAAGGCGTCGGTGTCGTTGCTCAAGATGTTGGTCAAAAGGAGAGCGTGCAGGCAACAGGACAATTTACTGCGCAGTCTGAGTTTGGTCCCGAGCTTGACGAAATAGTACGAGGCACCGATGAAGGTACGCCAATTCGTAGTTTAGACGCAGCAGATGTGGAGAATGCTACGCTTAAAAGCGAACGTTCTGCGTTCGCTAGCGACACAGACACAGGGTTTAACGCCGAAGCTAGAGATGATAATACGCTTATCGCCGAGCGCGTTGTTCAGCGTTACTACCAAGGCGTCAGTGAACCTAAACATTTTGCTTTAAACTATTCTGCTTGATTTACAGCTTCCATTTTAGTTAATTTATTAGCGCCGCTTATGACTATAAGCGGCGTTTTTCGTTGGCATTAATAGCCGTAATTGTTCGCGAACTGACGCTTGTCGTCAGGAGTTGCTACTTCGTTACAAGCACCTATAATGTGCAGTCGACCGCTTGATTCATAGTTGTCTATTTCGACGTATCCTTCACGGCAATAGCCCGTGTCCCTTAATTTCGTTTCAAGGTGAGTAAACAGCACGTCAAGGGGGCTTTCATTAGCCATATCACCCTTTGCTTGGTTTTTGTTTTCACTTCCATGTTTGGGCGGTGGGCCGCCTGCCTCCCTGCGCTCGGGCTTACTTTCGTCTGCACCTTGGCCGGCGCTAATACTAAAATTAAACACCTTTTTATTATCGCTCTTAATACTCGTGGCGAACATATCGGGCTGTTTTACCTGTGGGCGGCTTTTATTGGCACAAGCACTCAAGAAAATAGGCATTAGAAGTAGTAGTAGTTTTTTTGTCGTCATAGTGGACTCAATGTTATTAATAGTCGAAGGAGCGTTTACTCTGTGTATGACGTAATACGGCGTGGGTTAGTTTCTATGGGTAATGTAAAAGCTGAGTAAAGGCTACGCTTTAATAGAGATAACGGGGAGGTCTGGCGCTGGGCTTAGCTGACGTTGGCCAAAAAGCGTAATAGTTTTCCAATGCATAAAAAACCGGCGGGCTAAGCCACCGGTTAATTATGCATCGCGCTCAAAGATCTAATTAGCAGTGTTAGTTCTTTTTCGCTTTGGCAAAGGCATCAGCAAAGGCGTTACCCATGGCTTGATTGGCCGAAGCGGGTGATGGTTTTTTACTGTGAGATCTACCGCCTGACTTATTGTTCGGGCGTGGTTTGTTCTCGCTATTGGTGCGGCTTGTGTTAGCCTGTGCTTTTACATCGTCATTCAAACGCATAGTGAATGAAACACGTTTGCGTGCTACATCGACTTCCATCACTTTGACCTTAACAATGTCGCCGGTTTTCACGATTTCCCGTGGATCAGAAATGAATTTGTCTGTCATGGCAGAGATATGCACTAAGCCGTCTTGGTGAACACCTACATCAACAAAAGCGCCAAAATTTGCTACATTGCTCACGACGCCTTCTAAAATCATACCCTCTTTCAAATCACTTAACGACGAAACGCCTTCTTTGAAGGTAGCGGTTTTAAACTCAGGGCGAGGATCGCGTCCAGGTTTGAGTAATTCATTGATGATGTCAGTTACCGTGGGGAGTCCGAAGGTGTCATCAACAAATTGTTGAGGTTCAAGCTTTTTCAGCAGTTCGGTATTACCTATCAAATCATTTACCGCACTGCCTGAATTGCTCACTATGGCTTGTACTACTGGGTAAGCTTCAGGGTGAACCGCCGATGCATCTAATGGGTTACTGCCATTGACGATGCGCAAAAAACCAGCTGCTTGCTCATACGCTTTTGGCCCCAGGCGCTCTACTTTTAGTAAGTCTTTACGGCTACTAAATGCACCGTTGGCATCTCTGAAGTTCACGATGTTGGTTGCCAGTGTACGGTTTAAGCCAGAAACATGGCTTAGTAGCGCAGCTGAGGCCATATTTAAATCAACACCAACGGCGTTTACACAGTCCTCTATGACTCGATCCAAAGAGCGGCCTAAATTGCTTTGGCTTACGTCATGTTGATATTGGCCGACACCGATTGCTTTAGGCTCGATTTTAACCAGCTCAGCGAGAGGGTCTTGCAAACGCCTAGCGATAGATACCGCGCCGCGAAGCGACACATCCATATCGGGTAATTCGTTTGATGCCAGCTCAGATGCTGAATAAACCGATGCGCCGGCTTCACTGACCATAATTTTGCTTAGACCCAACTCAGGGTTCGCCTTAATGACTTCTGCGGCAAGCTTATCTGTTTCACGTGAGCCCGTGCCGTTACCAATACTGATTAGCTTCACTTTGTGCTGTTTACAAAGCATGCCTAGCGTGCGCAGGCTTTTGTCCCACAAGTTTTGCGGCACATGGGGGAATATAGTGCTGGTGGCCACCACTTTACCTGTGGCGTCCACAATGGCTACTTTTACGCCCGTGCGTAAACCCGGATCAAGACCCATGGTCGTTTTCGCACCGGCAGGTGCGGCCATAAGTAAGTCGTTCAGGTTTTTGGCAAATACCTGAATCGCTTCTTGTTCGGCTTTTTCTTTTATTACACCGAACAATTCTGTTTCCATGTGCAGAGCAATTTTTATCTTCCACGTCCATTGAACCACACTTGCTAACCATGCATCTGCCCCTCGATTACTAAAGTTCAAACCTAAATGCTTGGCAATAATGTGCTCACCAAACGAGCTTTTGTCCGACTCGTCTTTTTGCGGGTCAGCATCCATCGATACTTGCAAAAAATTCTCATTGCGGCCACGAAACAGTGCAAGGCAGCGGTGAGATGGTATTTTGCTTAGGCGTTCGCTGTGTTCGAAGTAATCTGAATATTTGGCCGCTTCTTTTTCTTTGCCTTTCACCACGTTACTTCTGATATGCGCGTTTTCCATAAGATACTGACGCACTTTTTGCAGCAATGTGGCGTCTTCAGCGAAGCGCTCCATCAAGATGAACTTAGCCCCTTCTAACGCGGCTTTTTCATCTGGTACGCCTTTATCTGGGGCAATAAATTTTGCCGCTTCAGATTCGGGGGTTAGTGTTGGGTCAGCAAACAAGGCGTCGGCTAAAGGCTGTAAGCCTGCCTCGATGGCTATTTGCCCTTTTGTGCGGCGCTTAGGTTTGTACGGTAGGTACAAATCTTCTAATTCGGTTTTGTTATCGCAGCTTAAAATACTGCGCTTAAGCTGGTCTGTTAGTTTGCCTTGTTCGTCAATTGTTTTGAGGATTACGTTACGTCTGTCATTGATATCACGCAGGTACACCAAGCGTTGTTCAAGTTGGCGAAGTTGGGTATCGTCTAAACCGTTAGTGGCTTCTTTACGATAGCGAGCAATAAAAGGAACACTCGAGCCTTCATCTAACAAGGTGACGGCAGCTTGTACTTGAGTGGGTTTTACTTGAAGTTCACTCGCGATTTTTTCAATGATCATGTAACGGCCCTATTTTGGCGAAGTTATGCAGATTTTACATATTAAACAATTAGCTCAACAAGGCTATATATGGCCTTCAGGGAAAAATACCAGAGTAGGTCAGCATTATTACTGATTATTTTTGAAATTGCAGAGTTGTAAAAAAGAGGACGTGTATCCTCTATGTGGTTGTTTCGGTCTAGTTTCTATCTTCTTCTATTTCAGCCTTAGACTCATTAAATAAAAAACGAAAGTAATTAAATCCACCCAACACTTTGAATATCTCAGATACGCTATCTACTAAGACCGCAAGATATTATGAATCGATTATTCAATCCCTAAGTACAAATATATGAAAATAGTAAGTTAACCTTCAATACACCTGAACGATAATTCATATCTAGCAAATACACCGAGCGAAACAGGTACGGATATTTCATCCAATATTTCTACCTTCTTGTTTTGCTTTATACATATGTCGTTAGATTCGTTTAACGCATCTGCTTTTAAACTCGCTAGCCTAAAAGTACCAGTGAGCATACTTCCACCCTCTTTTAATATTCGATATTCATCATTGACTCGTGCGATATCACTTGTAGCACAGCCAAAAAGGGAAATGAGAATAATTGCTTGCGAACACATAGACTTCATAGAAAATTTATCCTTTTAATAGAGCATCAATGTCGATATACCTTTAATTTTCAGCATGACGTAGATAGTTTGACAAAAAAATGTGTCCTATATCTACTTTTTATATTCAATTGAGGTGATATACCAATCCTTGTAGCCGGTGGGGGTTTTGACGCTGGCGACATCATCCACTTCTTTCTTGATTAAGGCTCTGGCCATGGGGGAGTCGATAGAAATGTAGCCTTTGGCATCACCGTAGATTTCTTCTGGACCAACGATGCGAAATTGCTTTGTTTCGCCTTCATCGTTTTCAATTTCTACCCAAGCACCAAAAAATACTTTGCCTGCTTGTTGAGGAGAGTAATTAACGATTTGTAACTCAGGCAGGAGCTTGCGCAGGTAGCGAACGCGTCTGTCGATCTCTCTAAGCTTGCGTTTGTTGTACTGGTAATCCGCATTTTCACTTCTGTCACCCAAGCTGGCTGCCCATGTGACGATTTTGGTGATCTCGGGGCGTTGTTTTAACCACAGTTCATCATGCTCGTCGTTGAGTTTTCTGTAGCCTTCAGGGGTGATAAGTTTTGTTTTCAACGCTTGTCCTTTTAAAACAGATACTTGCATTTAGGTGTGAGGCTATCCGCGAAATTGTAAGGAATTTGCTTAAAGCCAGCAGGAATAAAAACTATTTTGTTAGCGCAATTTATTACAAAAATATGACCTTTTCCAGCTTCTGTTTTTTTCGACTTTAGTCTAGTCTTAAGTCATCAAATAGCTAACACGCAGCCGCGATAATTAGCCATCTGATCAGACCAAATTTACCCTTATTTTTTGGTGCTAAGGTAGGGCATCTGCAGAGATACAGCATACCAAATTCAAAAAATTACCCGGATATTCTGGGCCAAATAACCCTTTTGAAGGGTCGAAAACCGAGGGAATAAGGTTCAGCAAGGAAAGAGGCTGATGAGTAATGAAAAAACCGAACATATAATATGTTCGGTTTTTTTATGCCTGCGCATTGGGTACTAACACGGCAACCAATACGCAGGATTCATTTTAACAATACTGACGGCGTACTTATTCAGCAGCACCTTCAGCAGAAGCCACGTCTAATAGCTCTACTTCAAATACTAGCGTTGAGTTAGGCGTGATTTTACCTGTAGAGCGTTCGCCATAGGCAAGTTCAGATGGAATAAAGAATTTGAACTTAGAGCCCACTTTCATCAATTGCACGCCTTCAGTCCAACCTGGGATAACCCGTGATAGAGGGAAGGTTGCAGGCTCACCACGGCTATAAGATGAGTCAAACTCTGTACCGTCTAACAAGGTGCCTTTGTAGTGCACGGTTACTGTGTCTTCAGCAGTAGGAGATACGCCATCACCTTCGCTCATGACTTCATACTGTAAACCGGAATCCGTTACTGTTACGCCTTCACGCTCTGCATTTTCAGCTAAAAACTTCTCGCCTTCGGCAATATTGGTTTCTGCTTTTGCGTCAGAAATGGCTTTTTGCTTTTCACGAGATGCCGCTTCCATCGCAAGCGTCAAGGTTTGAATTTCTTTCATATCAAGCTGAGACTGACCTTGTAGCGCGGCTACAAACCCTTTAACGACGAGCTTTTTGTCTAGATTGACGTCCAAAGCTTCCTGCTCTTTCATTTTCTGCTCGATGAACTGCCCCACGCTCGCGCCCATTGCATAAGCTTGTTGTTGTGCTTCTGTTTCAAGCTTTTGTTCTTCAACTTTGAGTAAATCCGTGTCTTGTTGACCACACGCAGTAAGGCCAATGGCTGAGGTCATTAGAATCGCGATAGCGGTTTTTTTCATTTATTTCTCCCCTGAGATAATATGTGTCGAATACGTGACTTGTGAAGTGTTTCAACTTGATAAAGCGCTTATACTAAACGCCCTGAGTGAAAAGAGAAACCCAATAGGAACAATCCATTGACCGTCTTGTTACGATTAAGTTTAATTTTTTTCTTTTTAAGTGGCTGTAGTGGGCAGTCCTCAACACCGGTTGCTTCGTGGCGTCATGCGGACGACGGGGCGTATGCGGCAGATATATCAGCAGATGCTTCGCTTTCAGTGGTGTCGAGCGTGACGGAGGGGATTTCGGTTTGGGATCTACAGAAAAATGAAAAACGTTACACTTGGCAGCATCAAGGTGAGGGTAGTAATTTGGTCGCCAACGTACATATTGCCTTTGATAACACCTATGTGGTGACTGCTGATCGTGATGCATTTGCCCTTTGGAACATTACCAGCGGCGAGCCAGAAGGCTTCTGGCGCATTGACGAATCAAGTATTCGTGATGTGGCAGTATCAAACCAAGGGCGGGGAATACTGGTTGGTCGAGGCAATGGCAAAGTGATGTTTTTTGAGCCCAAAACCGGTCGTCGCTTAGAGTTTTTAGGGCATCAAGAAAAAGTGAACAGTGTGGATTTGTCTCCCAATGGCTTTTATGCCCTCACTGGCGGCAATGATTACGCAGCGTATTTGTGGGACACCCGCACAGGGCAAGTCATCCATACTTTTACCCATTCAAGTCGCGTGACCAAAGTAGCGCTAGACGATGAAGGGCGTTATGGATTTACGGCTGATAGCAAGCGCGATGCTCGCGTGTGGGATTTAGCCACAGGTGAAGAAGTGAGTAATTTGCATTACCTTGCTCGACAAAAAATATTTAGTACTGCCGTGTTTTCACAAGATGGGCAATATTTATTAACGGGTTCACCCGCTAAGCGGCTAAATTTATGGCGCGTTGCTGACGGTAAAGAAGTGCAAGAGTGGCAAGTGTCCCCCAGAGAAGGCAGCCGCCCGCAAACAGCGGTGGTGTATGGTGTGGGCTTTGCCAAACACAATCAAGTGGTGTCAGAAAGCAGCAGCGGTTTAGCTGAATTTTGGCAAATAAACCAGTAATTAGAGTAGGTTATGCAACACATAGAAGCAGATATAGAACAGCTACAAATGAAGGTCGCTTTTCAGGAAGACACCATTGAAGAGTTGAATAAAGCCTTGATCAAACAACAAAAGCAACTGGAGCTACTAGAGTTTCAGTTGTCACACGTGATCAACAAAGTAAAAGAAATTGAAGTGCCCAGTGGCGACTCACAGGAAGTTGAACCGCCACCACCGCATTATTAAGTGCTGGAATGGCGCTTTGTCGTTCGCCAAACTGTCCGCTAAATAAGCAAGGTTACTCTGGCTTAAATACGCCAATCACGTTTTCGCTTTGACGCGAGGCTTGGGTGACTTCTTTATCGGTTTGGGTTTGTTGGTAATGGCATTGTACACATTCCATCTTTTCAACATTGTTCTCGAAATAAAGCATTAAAGTATCCATGCTTTTGCATTGAGGGCAGGTTGCCCCGGCGATAAAGCGCTTTTTAATTTTCGTAGTCATAATCAAGAGGATTTCTTCGGTCTGTCATCTTGCTATCATACCGCAATCGACCGACTATGTTATCCGTCAATAGGTATTCATGATCCAAATTTCTGATTTATCCCTTATGCGTGGCAATAAAACCTTGCTACATGAAACCAACGCAGTGCTTTACCCGGGGCATAAAGCAGGGCTTATCGGTGCCAATGGCTGTGGTAAATCCAGCTTGTTTGCCCTTATCCGTGGCGAACTTCACCCCGAACAAGGTGACTGCAATATACCAAAAGACTGGCAAGTGGTCTCAGTTGCCCAAGAAACCCCTGCAGTTGAGCGTTCAGCCCTAGATTACGTTATTGACGGTGATAAGCGTTATCGGCGCTTACAGGCTGAATTAGCAGAGGCAGAAGCGGCCCAAGACGGTGTTAAAATAGCTGCGTTACATGGTCAGCTAGACCACGCAGGTGCTTATGATATTGAATCACGCGCGGCCACGATTTTGGCAGGCTTAGGCTTTGCCAATGAGGCGATATCACGCCCAGTGACTGCATTTTCAGGTGGTTGGCGTATGCGCTTGAACTTGGCGCAAGCGCTACTATGCCATTCGGATTTATTGCTACTCGATGAGCCCACCAACCACTTAGATTTAGACGCCGTTATTTGGCTTGAAAAATGGCTGCAGCGTTATACGGGCACACTCCTACTGATATCTCATGATAAGTCTTTTTTAGACAGTACAGTGAACGAGATCATCAGTGTTGAGCAACAGCAATTAGTCAGCTACACGGGTAACTATGATGCATTCGAGCGTCAGCGCGCAGAACGCCTACGTTTACAAAACCTGCAGTTTCAAAAGCAGCAAGACAAAATTGCTCATTTAGAGTCGTTTATTAATCGCTTTGGTGCCAAAGCCAGTAAAGCTAAGCAAGCTCAAAGCCGAGTAAAACAGTTAGAAAAAATGGAAACTCTGTTGCCTGCTCTTGCCGCTTCGCAGTTTAGTTTTGAGTTTTTTACACCGCCTAAGTTACCTAACCCCTTGGTAAAAATGGAGCAAGTGCAATTAGGCTACGACGACACCATTATTTTAGAAAAGCTGCACTTGAATTTAGTCCCCGGCAGTCGAATTGGTTTGCTTGGGCGAAATGGGGCCGGTAAGTCTACGTTGATCAAGTTACTCGCTGGTGAAAAGCAACCCATGCAAGGTATTTACGAAACCTCAGCTGGGCTGCGAATTGGTTATTTTGCTCAGCATCAGTTGGAATACCTCAGGGCTGATGATTCCGCATTAGCGCATATTCAGCGCCTAGACCCAAAAGCCACCGAACAAAGTCTGAGAGATTACTTGGGCGGCTTTGGTTTTAGAGGTGATGACGCCCTGGGCCGTGTTGCGCCTATGTCTGGCGGTGAAAAAGCACGTTTGGTTTTAGCGTTAACTGTGTATCAAAAACCCAATTTGTTGCTGCTCGATGAGCCCACCAACCATTTGGACTTGGATATGCGACAAGCGTTGAACATGGCCCTGCAGGGTTTTGAAGGGGCTATGGTGCTGGTATCTCACGATCGTTACTTACTCACATCGGTTTGTGATGACTTTTATTTGGTGGATAACCAACAAGTCACCATGTTTGATGGTGATTTAGATGATTACCGCGACTGGTTGCTCAAATCCGACCGTGAGAAGCAATCAGCCGATAAGCAGTCTACTAGCCAAGAAGGCGCTGAGAACAAAGAGCCAAAGCTAGATCGTAAGATTATTAAGCGCTTAGAAGCGCAGTTCAGGCAAGCGACGCAGTCTCTGCGTAAAACCGTTCAAACCCAAGAGAAAAAAATGGCCGACCTTGAAGCCAAACTTGAAGGCATAGAGCAAAAAATGGCAGATCCAGATATTTACGACGCGGATAAAAAAGCCGAACTAAAAGCGTTATTGGCCGACCAAGCAAGCTGTAAAATAGCTCAAGAAGAGGCTGAAATGCTGTGGCTAGATGCCCAAGAACAAATCGAAGCTAAGCAGGCAGAGTTTGATGCTCAGGTGACTGGTTAAACTCGCTATCGAAAATCGCTAAATACAGAAGGAGAAAAGGATGTCTCACCAACTGGAAACTGACAGGCTCATATTGCGAAACTGGAAGGCAAGCGACTATGAGCCATTCTACGCGTTAAATTCTGACCTTGAGGCCATGCGTTATTTCCCTTCACCCTACACTCGGGCGCAAAGCGATCACTTAGCGGACAAATGCCAATCTTTGATTCAGCAGCGAGGGTGGGGTTTGTGGGCGGTGAGTGAGAGAGAGGATGAGGCGTTTATTGGCTTTGTGGGTTTGCATACGCCAAATGCAAACATGCCGTGCTCCCCTTGTGTTGAGATAGGCTGGCGCCTGCTTCCTCAATATTGGGGTAATGGTTTTGCGACTGAAGGGGCGCACAAAGCCTTAGAATTTGCGTTTAAGGAATTGGCGTTGCCCGAGGTTGTGTCTTTTACCGCAAAGACTAATCAGCCATCGCGGGCGGTTATGCAGCGAATTGGCATGCACAACTCATTACATAATTTCATGCATCCCGATATTTACCCAGATAACCCGTTAGCTGAGCATGTCTTGTATCAACTGACGCGAAATGCTTGGTTTGAGCAAATCAGTTAGGGCGTCATGTGGGCAGTTAGTTAACTGCCTGATACAAGATCTGCGCAAAGGCATTAGCTGCTGGTGACGATGGTCTGTCACGGTATTCTAGCTGGTACAAAGGACGAGACAACAGCTTGCTTTTTTTAGTAGGAATTACCTTTAATTTTTTCAGCGCAAGTAAATCTTCAGTGACAACTTGGGGCAATAACGCCACTCCCATGCCTTGGGTCACTGCGCGGGCGATAGCTTCGTTACTGCCTAGTTGCATGCTGTC from the Paraglaciecola mesophila genome contains:
- the bioH gene encoding pimeloyl-ACP methyl ester esterase BioH, yielding MHTMLKTRTAGSGPNLVLLHGWGVNSGVWQPIAAQLEQQFSVTYVDLPGFGENYQALSKPYDLANLAASVASVIPENSLLAGWSLGGLVAQKIALHEPAKVSQLVLIASSPKFQKSDDWPGIEPTILQTFSQQLVKNLSKTIDRFLAIQAMGSDSAKTDIKKIKSSIEASPQADIAALTAGLKILEQVDLRTELASLTMPVHWMLGRLDSLVPAKLNEYVQQKLPSNHSVSVFPHASHAPFISHTEHFLADFMAAFNESTLK
- a CDS encoding putative metalloprotease CJM1_0395 family protein; the encoded protein is MNIVTPIPTAVVFTTANINTEAARRDNTLRETVPALTGSENSAAESGLASEHDKVKTPAQPLVYERPQIQSQGEPASDVQQNVEKDATEQETTEQESAGKENAEQEQQAQQEQQEKAQIDELKKRDAEVRTHEQAHANTGGQYAGAPQYEYTTGPDGKRYATGGEVSIDVSEENTPEDTIRKMQQVKAAALAPAEPSAQDLRVAAEAAQKTFEARKELAAEKSEGVGVVAQDVGQKESVQATGQFTAQSEFGPELDEIVRGTDEGTPIRSLDAADVENATLKSERSAFASDTDTGFNAEARDDNTLIAERVVQRYYQGVSEPKHFALNYSA
- a CDS encoding Tex family protein — protein: MIIEKIASELQVKPTQVQAAVTLLDEGSSVPFIARYRKEATNGLDDTQLRQLEQRLVYLRDINDRRNVILKTIDEQGKLTDQLKRSILSCDNKTELEDLYLPYKPKRRTKGQIAIEAGLQPLADALFADPTLTPESEAAKFIAPDKGVPDEKAALEGAKFILMERFAEDATLLQKVRQYLMENAHIRSNVVKGKEKEAAKYSDYFEHSERLSKIPSHRCLALFRGRNENFLQVSMDADPQKDESDKSSFGEHIIAKHLGLNFSNRGADAWLASVVQWTWKIKIALHMETELFGVIKEKAEQEAIQVFAKNLNDLLMAAPAGAKTTMGLDPGLRTGVKVAIVDATGKVVATSTIFPHVPQNLWDKSLRTLGMLCKQHKVKLISIGNGTGSRETDKLAAEVIKANPELGLSKIMVSEAGASVYSASELASNELPDMDVSLRGAVSIARRLQDPLAELVKIEPKAIGVGQYQHDVSQSNLGRSLDRVIEDCVNAVGVDLNMASAALLSHVSGLNRTLATNIVNFRDANGAFSSRKDLLKVERLGPKAYEQAAGFLRIVNGSNPLDASAVHPEAYPVVQAIVSNSGSAVNDLIGNTELLKKLEPQQFVDDTFGLPTVTDIINELLKPGRDPRPEFKTATFKEGVSSLSDLKEGMILEGVVSNVANFGAFVDVGVHQDGLVHISAMTDKFISDPREIVKTGDIVKVKVMEVDVARKRVSFTMRLNDDVKAQANTSRTNSENKPRPNNKSGGRSHSKKPSPASANQAMGNAFADAFAKAKKN
- the greB gene encoding transcription elongation factor GreB; amino-acid sequence: MKTKLITPEGYRKLNDEHDELWLKQRPEITKIVTWAASLGDRSENADYQYNKRKLREIDRRVRYLRKLLPELQIVNYSPQQAGKVFFGAWVEIENDEGETKQFRIVGPEEIYGDAKGYISIDSPMARALIKKEVDDVASVKTPTGYKDWYITSIEYKK
- the fkpA gene encoding FKBP-type peptidyl-prolyl cis-trans isomerase, producing the protein MKKTAIAILMTSAIGLTACGQQDTDLLKVEEQKLETEAQQQAYAMGASVGQFIEQKMKEQEALDVNLDKKLVVKGFVAALQGQSQLDMKEIQTLTLAMEAASREKQKAISDAKAETNIAEGEKFLAENAEREGVTVTDSGLQYEVMSEGDGVSPTAEDTVTVHYKGTLLDGTEFDSSYSRGEPATFPLSRVIPGWTEGVQLMKVGSKFKFFIPSELAYGERSTGKITPNSTLVFEVELLDVASAEGAAE
- a CDS encoding WD40 repeat domain-containing protein, which encodes MTVLLRLSLIFFFLSGCSGQSSTPVASWRHADDGAYAADISADASLSVVSSVTEGISVWDLQKNEKRYTWQHQGEGSNLVANVHIAFDNTYVVTADRDAFALWNITSGEPEGFWRIDESSIRDVAVSNQGRGILVGRGNGKVMFFEPKTGRRLEFLGHQEKVNSVDLSPNGFYALTGGNDYAAYLWDTRTGQVIHTFTHSSRVTKVALDDEGRYGFTADSKRDARVWDLATGEEVSNLHYLARQKIFSTAVFSQDGQYLLTGSPAKRLNLWRVADGKEVQEWQVSPREGSRPQTAVVYGVGFAKHNQVVSESSSGLAEFWQINQ
- a CDS encoding SlyX family protein → MQHIEADIEQLQMKVAFQEDTIEELNKALIKQQKQLELLEFQLSHVINKVKEIEVPSGDSQEVEPPPPHY
- a CDS encoding YheV family putative zinc ribbon protein, with the protein product MTTKIKKRFIAGATCPQCKSMDTLMLYFENNVEKMECVQCHYQQTQTDKEVTQASRQSENVIGVFKPE
- a CDS encoding ATP-binding cassette domain-containing protein is translated as MIQISDLSLMRGNKTLLHETNAVLYPGHKAGLIGANGCGKSSLFALIRGELHPEQGDCNIPKDWQVVSVAQETPAVERSALDYVIDGDKRYRRLQAELAEAEAAQDGVKIAALHGQLDHAGAYDIESRAATILAGLGFANEAISRPVTAFSGGWRMRLNLAQALLCHSDLLLLDEPTNHLDLDAVIWLEKWLQRYTGTLLLISHDKSFLDSTVNEIISVEQQQLVSYTGNYDAFERQRAERLRLQNLQFQKQQDKIAHLESFINRFGAKASKAKQAQSRVKQLEKMETLLPALAASQFSFEFFTPPKLPNPLVKMEQVQLGYDDTIILEKLHLNLVPGSRIGLLGRNGAGKSTLIKLLAGEKQPMQGIYETSAGLRIGYFAQHQLEYLRADDSALAHIQRLDPKATEQSLRDYLGGFGFRGDDALGRVAPMSGGEKARLVLALTVYQKPNLLLLDEPTNHLDLDMRQALNMALQGFEGAMVLVSHDRYLLTSVCDDFYLVDNQQVTMFDGDLDDYRDWLLKSDREKQSADKQSTSQEGAENKEPKLDRKIIKRLEAQFRQATQSLRKTVQTQEKKMADLEAKLEGIEQKMADPDIYDADKKAELKALLADQASCKIAQEEAEMLWLDAQEQIEAKQAEFDAQVTG
- a CDS encoding GNAT family N-acetyltransferase: MSHQLETDRLILRNWKASDYEPFYALNSDLEAMRYFPSPYTRAQSDHLADKCQSLIQQRGWGLWAVSEREDEAFIGFVGLHTPNANMPCSPCVEIGWRLLPQYWGNGFATEGAHKALEFAFKELALPEVVSFTAKTNQPSRAVMQRIGMHNSLHNFMHPDIYPDNPLAEHVLYQLTRNAWFEQIS